Proteins encoded in a region of the Clostridium butyricum genome:
- the spoIIAA gene encoding anti-sigma F factor antagonist, with amino-acid sequence MYLEFEKENEILIATLIGELDHNSAEEVRIKIDDRIDRDDISKVILNFSKVTFMDSSGIGAVVGRYKKIKNKGGQLCIAQTSRNVDRIFELAGLYKLIDKYNTVDEAVSCI; translated from the coding sequence ATGTATTTAGAATTTGAAAAAGAAAATGAGATTTTAATTGCTACTCTAATTGGAGAATTAGATCATAACAGTGCTGAAGAAGTCAGGATTAAAATTGATGACAGAATTGATAGAGATGACATAAGTAAAGTTATTTTAAATTTTTCTAAAGTCACTTTTATGGACAGTTCTGGTATTGGTGCTGTTGTAGGGAGGTACAAAAAAATTAAGAATAAAGGCGGACAGCTTTGTATTGCACAGACTAGTAGAAATGTTGATAGAATTTTTGAATTGGCAGGTTTATATAAATTAATTGATAAGTATAATACTGTAGATGAAGCAGTTAGCTGTATTTAG
- the spoIIAB gene encoding anti-sigma F factor — MSHNKMALEFFSKSENEGFARVSVAAFIAQLDPTMDEISDVKTAVSEAVTNAIIHGYDGQEDRTVRIEAEIYDNEVTIIVSDKGKGIEDIKQAMEPLYTSRPDLERSGMGFTVMDTFMDYLRVESEKGAGTRVIIKKKFSTAS, encoded by the coding sequence ATGTCACACAATAAAATGGCTTTGGAGTTTTTTAGCAAGTCAGAAAATGAAGGGTTTGCAAGGGTATCAGTTGCTGCATTTATTGCACAACTTGATCCTACAATGGATGAAATAAGTGATGTGAAAACAGCTGTTTCAGAGGCTGTTACAAATGCCATTATTCATGGATATGATGGACAGGAAGATAGAACTGTAAGAATAGAAGCAGAAATTTATGACAATGAAGTTACTATAATAGTTAGTGATAAAGGAAAGGGGATTGAAGATATTAAACAAGCTATGGAGCCTTTGTATACTTCAAGACCAGATTTAGAAAGATCAGGTATGGGATTTACTGTAATGGATACGTTTATGGATTATTTAAGGGTAGAGAGTGAAAAAGGGGCTGGCACAAGGGTAATTATTAAGAAGAAATTCAGTACAGCAAGTTAG
- a CDS encoding AAA family ATPase: MKRELTPSEIIFSASVNDVAKQTNINRIPRSNTTLNKIKKALSIQKDGYNIYYVDSFSKEKLEELVEFIENMYIDDKEPKDICYVSNNDSSNPIVLVLENGKGQLLKEMIEDMKEKYLECINEFYNTSSDDEKEDIIDDVTEKRSNYITNLMDMAKAKNFEIKATTGGFVFIPIKEEGDEMTKDEYDDLEDEDQESIEKQATNLKKEAEVILEKLKEIEIDSIEKLKSLYRDHIKNKMQSYKDDFLLEFIAYDNVYRYLIEMFEYLDDEIVECYTINLEDDEEYIQEVLGKFSVNVLVDNTGVNHPRVIYEEDPTVSNLIGNIEYRNTTGGYSTDMSLISAGSLVKANGGCLILRLTSLINSGSSYYYLKKALIHGQVDYNYTKSYLEVLSIAGLKPQPIPINVKVILIGDYESYEVLFDKDEDFKMIFPIRIEAESELNYDINIRKNICNIIKKKIIKDNLLSMTDEAMDELMKYLARIAGSRSKISIDEYYVNKILYLADNNAKLENKNEIDRQDIINIAYEEEKILRDVMESYTNKKILITTTGEKVGIINALSVVGTGSYNFGKPMRVTCLALQGDGNIIDIHKECKMSGQIHEKSISILRGLLSSLISPYEKLPVDLQLSFEQTYGMIEGDSASVAEIICVLSALSKKPIKQNIAVTGSINQFGEIQPIGGVNEKIEGFHRVCKLIDTVENKGVLIPSSNTDELILNAEVEEDIRNGRFHIYTMDSLDDAIEVLILKEGETVTDFFKSLNDEIVKYKYDKGSKKKK, translated from the coding sequence ATGAAGAGAGAACTAACTCCAAGTGAAATTATTTTTTCAGCATCAGTTAATGATGTGGCAAAACAAACCAATATTAATAGAATACCAAGAAGCAATACTACGTTGAATAAAATAAAAAAAGCTCTGAGCATTCAAAAGGATGGATACAATATATATTATGTTGATTCATTTTCTAAGGAGAAATTAGAAGAACTTGTTGAATTTATTGAAAACATGTATATAGATGATAAAGAGCCAAAAGATATATGCTATGTTAGTAATAACGATAGTAGTAATCCTATTGTACTTGTTCTTGAAAATGGTAAAGGACAGTTGCTTAAAGAAATGATTGAAGATATGAAAGAAAAGTATCTTGAGTGTATAAATGAATTTTATAACACTTCTTCAGATGATGAAAAAGAAGATATTATTGATGATGTAACTGAAAAAAGAAGTAACTATATTACAAATTTAATGGACATGGCTAAAGCTAAAAATTTTGAGATTAAAGCAACAACAGGGGGATTCGTCTTCATTCCAATAAAAGAAGAAGGAGATGAAATGACAAAAGACGAATACGATGATCTTGAGGATGAAGATCAAGAAAGTATAGAAAAACAAGCAACTAACTTAAAGAAAGAAGCAGAAGTAATACTTGAAAAGTTAAAAGAAATTGAAATTGATTCTATAGAAAAGCTTAAATCATTGTATAGAGACCATATAAAAAATAAAATGCAGTCTTATAAAGATGATTTTTTACTTGAATTTATTGCTTATGATAATGTGTATAGATATTTAATAGAAATGTTTGAGTATTTAGATGATGAAATAGTGGAATGTTATACTATCAATCTTGAGGATGATGAAGAATATATTCAAGAGGTATTAGGGAAGTTTTCGGTTAATGTTCTTGTGGATAATACTGGAGTAAACCATCCAAGGGTAATATACGAAGAAGATCCTACAGTAAGTAATCTTATTGGAAATATTGAATATAGAAATACTACAGGTGGATATTCAACAGATATGTCACTTATAAGTGCTGGAAGTCTTGTAAAGGCAAATGGTGGCTGTTTAATATTGAGGCTTACATCGTTAATAAACAGTGGTTCTAGTTATTATTATTTAAAAAAGGCATTAATTCATGGACAAGTTGACTATAATTATACAAAAAGTTACCTTGAAGTACTTTCGATAGCTGGTTTAAAACCTCAACCAATCCCAATTAATGTAAAGGTTATTCTTATAGGTGATTATGAGAGCTATGAAGTTCTATTTGATAAGGATGAGGATTTTAAAATGATTTTTCCTATAAGAATAGAAGCAGAAAGTGAACTTAATTATGATATAAATATTAGAAAAAATATATGTAATATAATTAAGAAGAAGATAATAAAAGATAACTTATTGAGTATGACAGATGAAGCTATGGATGAACTCATGAAATATCTTGCAAGGATTGCAGGAAGCAGAAGTAAAATCTCAATAGATGAGTATTATGTGAATAAGATACTTTATCTTGCTGATAACAATGCAAAATTAGAAAATAAAAATGAAATTGATAGGCAAGATATAATTAATATAGCATATGAAGAGGAAAAAATTCTAAGAGATGTGATGGAGAGCTATACTAACAAAAAGATACTCATTACTACAACTGGTGAAAAGGTCGGAATAATTAATGCACTATCTGTTGTTGGAACAGGTTCATATAATTTTGGAAAACCTATGAGAGTTACTTGTCTTGCACTTCAAGGTGATGGAAATATAATAGATATTCATAAGGAATGCAAAATGAGTGGACAAATTCATGAAAAATCTATAAGTATTTTAAGGGGACTTTTGAGCAGTCTTATAAGTCCTTATGAAAAATTGCCAGTAGACCTTCAATTGAGTTTTGAGCAAACTTATGGAATGATAGAAGGCGATAGTGCATCTGTTGCGGAAATAATATGTGTGTTGTCAGCGTTAAGTAAAAAGCCAATAAAACAAAACATTGCAGTTACGGGTTCAATAAATCAATTTGGAGAAATACAGCCTATTGGAGGCGTGAATGAAAAAATAGAAGGATTCCATAGGGTCTGTAAGCTTATAGATACAGTTGAAAACAAGGGTGTATTGATTCCATCAAGTAATACTGATGAATTAATATTGAATGCAGAAGTTGAAGAAGATATAAGAAATGGAAGATTTCATATATATACTATGGATAGTCTTGATGACGCAATTGAGGTGTTAATTCTTAAAGAGGGAGAAACAGTTACAGACTTTTTTAAGAGTTTAAATGATGAGATTGTTAAGTATAAGTACGATAAAGGTAGCAAAAAGAAGAAGTGA